One stretch of Glycine soja cultivar W05 chromosome 7, ASM419377v2, whole genome shotgun sequence DNA includes these proteins:
- the LOC114419281 gene encoding putative pectinesterase/pectinesterase inhibitor 28: protein MSEGNAGKGKRIAIIGVSTLLLVAMVVAVTIGVNLNENGSNNDIEDNKKNHVASSIKAVQTLCHPTNYEKECEESLIAGAGNTTDPKELIKIFFNITITKIGDKLKETNILHEIEEEPRAKMALDTCKQLMDLSIGELTRSLDGINEFNLINVDKILMNLKVWLSGAVTYQDTCLDGFENTTSDAGKKMKDLLTIGMHMSSNALAIVTDLADTVNDWNITKSFGRRLLQDSELPSWVDQHRLLNENASPFKRKPNVTVAIDGSGDFKSINEALKQVPEKNRKPFVIYIKEGVYQEYVEVTKKMTHVVFIGEGGKKTRISGNKNFIDGTNTYRTATVAIQGDHFVAINMGFENSAGPHKHQAVALRVQADKSIFYNCSMDGYQDTLYAHTMRQFYRDCTISGTIDFVFGNALAVFQNCTFVVRKPMENQQCIVTAQGRKERQQPSGIVIQGGSIVSDPEFYSVRFENKAYLARPWKNYSRTIIMDTYIDDLIDADGYLPWQGPEGPSGMDTCFYAEYHNIGPGSDKSKRVKWAGIWNLNSKAARWFSPSKFFHGTDWIEVTGIPCFPGVPKHHRHKKTILNWQ, encoded by the exons ATGTCCGAGGGAAATGCAGGGAAAGGAAAGAGAATCGCCATCATTGGCGTCTCAACCTTATTGTTGGTGGCTATGGTTGTGGCGGTCACAATTGGGGTCAATCTCAATGAGAATGGTTCCAACAATGATATAGAGGACAACAAGAAAAATCATGTTGCTTCTTCCATAAAAGCCGTCCAAACCCTTTGTCATCCCACAAATTATGAGAAAGAATGCGAGGAAAGCCTTATAGCTGGGGCTGGAAATACCACAGATCCAAAAGAACTCATCAAAATTTTCTTCAACATCACCATTACAAAAATTGGTGATAAACTCAAAGAAACTAATATTTTGCATGAGATTGAGGAGGAACCCAGAGCCAAGATGGCACTTGACACTTGCAAGCAACTCATGGATCTTTCTATTGGGGAATTAACAAGGTCACTTGATGGAATAAATGAGTTTAACCTCATAAATGTTGACAAAATCCTCATGAATTTAAAAGTTTGGCTTAGTGGTGCGGTTACATACCAAGATACTTGCTTGGATGGGTTTGAGAACACCACTAGTGATGCTGGCAAAAAGATGAAGGATTTGTTGACGATAGGCATGCATATGAGCAGCAATGCCCTTGCCATTGTAACAGATTTGGCTGACACTGTTAATGATTGGAATATCACAAAATCATTTGGGCGTCGCCTCCTTCAAGATTCTGAGCTTCCGTCATGGGTTGATCAACATAGACTCCTTAATGAAAATGCAAGTCCATTCAAACGCAAGCCTAATGTTACTGTAGCCATAGATGGTAGTGGAGATTTCAAAAGCATCAATGAGGCATTGAAGCAAGTGCCTGAGAAAAACCGAAAGCCATTTGTGATCTACATCAAGGAAGGCGTTTACCAAGAGTATGTTGAAGTTACAAAGAAAATGACCCATGTGGTGTTTATTGGTGAAGGGGGAAAAAAGACACGAATATCTGGTAACAAAAACTTCATAGATGGAACGAACACATATAGAACTGCCACTGTCG CTATTCAAGGAGATCACTTTGTGGCCATCAATATGGGGTTTGAGAATTCTGCTGGACCTCATAAGCATCAAGCGGTGGCATTGAGAGTCCAAGCAGACAAGTCCATCTTTTACAATTGCTCAATGGATGGGTATCAAGACACACTTTATGCACACACCATGCGTCAATTCTATAGAGATTGCACCATTTCAGGTACCATCGACTTTGTGTTCGGTAATGCACTAGCTGTTTTTCAAAATTGCACTTTCGTGGTCCGAAAGCCAATGGAGAACCAACAATGCATTGTGACTGCACAAGGTAGAAAAGAGAGACAACAACCATCTGGAATAGTAATCCAAGGGGGATCCATTGTGTCTGACCCTGAGTTCTACTCTGTGAGATTTGAGAACAAGGCTTACCTAGCTCGTCCATGGAAGAATTACTCTAGGACCATCATCATGGACACATACATTGATGATTTGATTGACGCTGATGGGTATTTGCCATGGCAAGGACCAGAGGGTCCTTCTGGTATGGATACTTGCTTCTATGCCGAGTACCACAACATTGGCCCCGGTTCAGACAAATCCAAGCGTGTGAAATGGGCTGGGATTTGGAACCTCAATTCAAAAGCTGCACGTTGGTTCTCACCATCTAAGTTTTTTCATGGAACTGATTGGATTGAGGTTACTGGAATTCCTTGCTTTCCTGGCGTGCCCAAACACCATAGGCACAAAAAGACAATACTTAATTGGCAATAA